One window from the genome of Bacteroidales bacterium encodes:
- a CDS encoding RidA family protein encodes MKKIIQTSKAPKAVGPYSQAVEINGTLYISGQIPINPETGKIPEGIEEQTEQVMKNIEAILTEAGYTFKDVVKSTCLLNDMNNFQIMNEVYAKFYPENPPARAAFGVVKLPLGVKVEIETIAVKE; translated from the coding sequence ATGAAAAAAATTATTCAAACATCAAAAGCACCAAAGGCAGTTGGTCCATATAGTCAGGCTGTTGAAATTAACGGAACCCTTTATATTTCGGGGCAAATACCAATAAATCCTGAAACAGGAAAAATTCCCGAAGGAATTGAAGAACAAACCGAACAAGTTATGAAAAATATTGAAGCTATTCTTACTGAAGCAGGATATACTTTCAAAGATGTTGTAAAATCAACATGCCTTTTGAATGACATGAATAATTTTCAGATTATGAATGAAGTATATGCTAAGTTTTATCCTGAAAATCCTCCTGCAAGGGCTGCATTTGGTGTAGTTAAATTACCGCTTGGTGTAAAGGTAGAAATTGAAACTATTGCTGTAAAAGAATAA